The nucleotide window CTTTGACATTATGACTGACGTACAGATCGTGCATCTCCTGGCACAAACGGCGCAGGGTATAGCCCTGATAGCGCGCCACGTTTTTGCGGTATACGCCCGGCAGCACTTCTGCCAGCAGCGCATCTTCGCGCACGTGCTGCTCGAACTGCTCCAGCATTGCCACCAGATGCGCCATCTTCTCCGGCGTTTCTGCCGGGGTCAGCAGGAACAGGATCGAGTTGAGATCGCACTTCTCCGGCACAATGCCGTTTTCACGTAAATAGTTCGCCAGAATGGTCGCCGGGATGCCAAAGCCGGTGTACTCACCGCTGACCGCATCAATGCCCGGCGTGGTGAGCAGCAGTTTGCACGGGTCAACGCGATACTGATCCTGATCGTAACCGGCAAATCCGTGCCACTTTGCCCCCGGTTCAAAGCTGAAGTACGCCGGATCGGCGGCGATCTCCGCGGTCTCTGCCGCCTGCCACGGCTGGCCATGTACCTGTTCCGGCAGGAAGGGCTGAATCAGGGTGCAGCGTTCGAGGATCGCTTTGCGGGCGTCAATACCCAGGGTAACGCAGTCGTGCCACATACTGCGCCCCGCTTCCCCTTTGTGCATGCGGGCATTGATATCCAGCGCGGCGAACAGCGGGTAAAACGGGCTGGTGGACGCATGCAGCATAAAGGCGTTATTCAGGCGCTTATGCGGGCAGAAGCGCTGCTGCCCGCGGATGTGGTTATCTTTTTTGTGAATCTGCGAGGTTTGTGAGAAGCCGGCCAGCTGCTTATGCACCGACTGGGTGACAAAAATGCCCGGATCATTTTCATTCAGCGTCAGCGTCAGCGGCGAGCACTCGGCCATCAGCGGAATGAACTGTTCGTAGCCCAGCCACGCCGAATCAAACAGAATGTAGTCGCACAGATGACCGATCCGATCCACCACCTGCCGCGCGTTATAGACCGTGCCGTCGTAGGTGCCCAGCTGAATAATGGCCAGGCGGAACGGACGCTGATCCTGCGCGCGATGTGGCGCAACGCGCTGCACCGCGTCACGCAGGTAAGCCTCGTCAAAGCAGTGCGCATCAATACCGCCAATGAACCCGAACGGGTTGCGCGCAGCCTCCAGATACACCGGCGTGGCACCGGCCTGAATCAGTGCGCCATGATGGTTGGATTTATGGTTATTACGGTCAAACAGCACCAGATCGCCGCGCGTCAGCAGCGCGTTAGCGACCACTTTGTTGGCGCTGGACGTGCCGTTGAGCACAAAGTACGTTTTGTCAGCATTGAACACTTTTGCCGCGTACTTCTGCGCATCTTTGGCGGAACCTTCGTGAATCAGCAGATCGCCCAGCTTCACATCGGCATTACACATGTCGGAACGAAAAACATTCTCGCCATAGAACTCATAGAACTGGCGGCCAGCCGGATGGCGGCGGAAAAATGCGCCACCCTGATGGCCCGGACAGGCAAAGGTGCTGTTTTGCATATCGACATAGCGCGTCAGGGTATCGAAAAACGGTGGCAGCAGTTCCGCCTCGTAGGCCTGCGCCGCCTGCTCCAGCGCCGCCCATTCGTGCGCCGCACCGTTGATTTCGCCGGTCACGCCCGGCAGTTCCAGTACGGCTTCATCAAAGGCGTTGGCGATAAACACCGGCAGATTAAAGCCGGTCTGTTTCAGCAGCGTCAGAATGCCGCTGCGGGTATCCGCCAGCGAGACGACCACCGCCGCGA belongs to Candidatus Pantoea soli and includes:
- a CDS encoding ornithine decarboxylase; this translates as MNPLKIAASAAVAPGLSLNTVRDVVTLDNTDFTDVAAVVVSLADTRSGILTLLKQTGFNLPVFIANAFDEAVLELPGVTGEINGAAHEWAALEQAAQAYEAELLPPFFDTLTRYVDMQNSTFACPGHQGGAFFRRHPAGRQFYEFYGENVFRSDMCNADVKLGDLLIHEGSAKDAQKYAAKVFNADKTYFVLNGTSSANKVVANALLTRGDLVLFDRNNHKSNHHGALIQAGATPVYLEAARNPFGFIGGIDAHCFDEAYLRDAVQRVAPHRAQDQRPFRLAIIQLGTYDGTVYNARQVVDRIGHLCDYILFDSAWLGYEQFIPLMAECSPLTLTLNENDPGIFVTQSVHKQLAGFSQTSQIHKKDNHIRGQQRFCPHKRLNNAFMLHASTSPFYPLFAALDINARMHKGEAGRSMWHDCVTLGIDARKAILERCTLIQPFLPEQVHGQPWQAAETAEIAADPAYFSFEPGAKWHGFAGYDQDQYRVDPCKLLLTTPGIDAVSGEYTGFGIPATILANYLRENGIVPEKCDLNSILFLLTPAETPEKMAHLVAMLEQFEQHVREDALLAEVLPGVYRKNVARYQGYTLRRLCQEMHDLYVSHNVKDLQREMFRAACFPKPEVNPQDAHQAYIRGEVELVPIAQAQGRIAAEGALPYPPGVLCVVPGEVWGGPVQRYFLALEEGINQLPGFSPELQGVYTEEDASGHKRLVANMML